In Portunus trituberculatus isolate SZX2019 chromosome 28, ASM1759143v1, whole genome shotgun sequence, one genomic interval encodes:
- the LOC123510068 gene encoding protein OPI10 homolog isoform X2 codes for MANLFGIIVSGRLVQTNFQQCGETQFLTVIPEADNINHVVVFLTGTQPFPDGLGGSVYFSWPDPNKPPTWHLLGNITNEKPSAIFKISGLKQVNGTSLQTGFTFGEQKMSHNAQIGISVEPLSQIQGQVANPSTEPSTLNSYVEFSQAMCENLYNYASSFAQSPSHITPNPSDQYLPLSVLSKWYENFSRRLQQNPNFWRK; via the exons ATGGCCAACCTGTTTGGAATAATAGTATCAGGGAGGCTG GTGCAGACTAACTTTCAGCAGTGTGGGGAAACCCAATTCTTGACAGTGATTCCTGAGGCAGACAACATCAatcatgttgttgttttccttactGGCACACAACCTTTCCCGGATGGTTTAGGGGGCTCAG TGTACTTCAGTTGGCCAGACCCAAATAAGCCCCCAACATGGCACCTTCTTGGGAATATCACAAATGAGAAACCATCTGCCATCTTCAAGATCTCTGGCCTGAAGCAGGTCAATGGGACAAGCCTCCAAACGGGCTTCACTTTTGGGGAGCAGAAGATGTCCCATAATGCCCAGATTGGCATCTCG GTGGAGCCTCTGAGCCAGATCCAGGGGCAGGTCGCCAATCCATCCACTGAGCCTTCCACCCTCAACTCCTACGTTGAGTTTAGTCAGGCCATGTGTGAGAACCTGTACAACTATGCCTCCAGCTTTGCCCAGAGTCCATCCCACATCACTCCTAATCCCTCAGACCAGTACCTTCCCCTCTCTGTCCTCTCAAAGTGGTATGAGAACTTCAGCCGTAGATTACAACAAAATCCCAATTTCTGGAGGAAGTAG
- the LOC123510068 gene encoding protein OPI10 homolog isoform X3, with amino-acid sequence MSEVQTNFQQCGETQFLTVIPEADNINHVVVFLTGTQPFPDGLGGSVYFSWPDPNKPPTWHLLGNITNEKPSAIFKISGLKQVNGTSLQTGFTFGEQKMSHNAQIGISVEPLSQIQGQVANPSTEPSTLNSYVEFSQAMCENLYNYASSFAQSPSHITPNPSDQYLPLSVLSKWYENFSRRLQQNPNFWRK; translated from the exons ATGTCCGAG GTGCAGACTAACTTTCAGCAGTGTGGGGAAACCCAATTCTTGACAGTGATTCCTGAGGCAGACAACATCAatcatgttgttgttttccttactGGCACACAACCTTTCCCGGATGGTTTAGGGGGCTCAG TGTACTTCAGTTGGCCAGACCCAAATAAGCCCCCAACATGGCACCTTCTTGGGAATATCACAAATGAGAAACCATCTGCCATCTTCAAGATCTCTGGCCTGAAGCAGGTCAATGGGACAAGCCTCCAAACGGGCTTCACTTTTGGGGAGCAGAAGATGTCCCATAATGCCCAGATTGGCATCTCG GTGGAGCCTCTGAGCCAGATCCAGGGGCAGGTCGCCAATCCATCCACTGAGCCTTCCACCCTCAACTCCTACGTTGAGTTTAGTCAGGCCATGTGTGAGAACCTGTACAACTATGCCTCCAGCTTTGCCCAGAGTCCATCCCACATCACTCCTAATCCCTCAGACCAGTACCTTCCCCTCTCTGTCCTCTCAAAGTGGTATGAGAACTTCAGCCGTAGATTACAACAAAATCCCAATTTCTGGAGGAAGTAG
- the LOC123510068 gene encoding protein OPI10 homolog isoform X1, producing MRQHPRCLDYNNHQVQTNFQQCGETQFLTVIPEADNINHVVVFLTGTQPFPDGLGGSVYFSWPDPNKPPTWHLLGNITNEKPSAIFKISGLKQVNGTSLQTGFTFGEQKMSHNAQIGISVEPLSQIQGQVANPSTEPSTLNSYVEFSQAMCENLYNYASSFAQSPSHITPNPSDQYLPLSVLSKWYENFSRRLQQNPNFWRK from the exons ATGAGGCAGCACCCGAGATGTCTGGACTACAACAATCACCAG GTGCAGACTAACTTTCAGCAGTGTGGGGAAACCCAATTCTTGACAGTGATTCCTGAGGCAGACAACATCAatcatgttgttgttttccttactGGCACACAACCTTTCCCGGATGGTTTAGGGGGCTCAG TGTACTTCAGTTGGCCAGACCCAAATAAGCCCCCAACATGGCACCTTCTTGGGAATATCACAAATGAGAAACCATCTGCCATCTTCAAGATCTCTGGCCTGAAGCAGGTCAATGGGACAAGCCTCCAAACGGGCTTCACTTTTGGGGAGCAGAAGATGTCCCATAATGCCCAGATTGGCATCTCG GTGGAGCCTCTGAGCCAGATCCAGGGGCAGGTCGCCAATCCATCCACTGAGCCTTCCACCCTCAACTCCTACGTTGAGTTTAGTCAGGCCATGTGTGAGAACCTGTACAACTATGCCTCCAGCTTTGCCCAGAGTCCATCCCACATCACTCCTAATCCCTCAGACCAGTACCTTCCCCTCTCTGTCCTCTCAAAGTGGTATGAGAACTTCAGCCGTAGATTACAACAAAATCCCAATTTCTGGAGGAAGTAG